A single Desulfovibrio piger DNA region contains:
- a CDS encoding replication-associated recombination protein A — MTAQKPLPERMRPDDPDHFLGQSHLAGRLRSLMAAERLPSLLFFGPPGCGKSTLALLLARSRKRPYLRLSAPEAGLQHLRRSLNGIEILVLDELHRFSKAQQDFFLPLVESGELTLLATTTENPSFSVTRQLLSRLHVLRLRPLGRSELMELARRGAEQTGVTLADEVLDILTAAAHGDARTLLNLVEYAASLPEEMRAPEQLRSALPEVMMRHDKDGDSHYELASALIKSIRGSDPDAALYYLACLLEGGEDPRFICRRLILSASEDVGLADPNALPLAVSCQQAVEFVGMPEGFIPLAETVVYLALARKSNSSYAAYLTAAREVKYNGARPVPLHLRNASTQLQKEWGYGKEYKYPHNYPEGWVEQDYLPAELVGRRFYQPRDMGDEARLSQWWRKIHKIRKTEES; from the coding sequence ATGACCGCACAGAAACCCCTGCCGGAGCGCATGCGCCCCGACGATCCCGACCATTTTCTCGGGCAGAGCCATCTGGCGGGCCGCCTCAGGTCGCTCATGGCGGCGGAGCGCCTGCCCAGCCTGCTGTTCTTTGGCCCGCCTGGCTGCGGCAAGTCCACGCTGGCCCTGCTGCTGGCGCGTTCCCGCAAGCGCCCCTATCTGCGCCTCAGCGCGCCGGAAGCAGGCTTGCAGCACCTGCGCCGCTCCCTCAACGGCATCGAGATCCTGGTGCTCGACGAGCTGCACCGCTTTTCCAAGGCGCAGCAGGACTTTTTCCTGCCGCTGGTGGAATCGGGCGAGCTGACCCTGCTGGCCACCACCACGGAAAACCCGTCGTTCAGCGTCACCCGGCAGCTGCTCTCGCGCCTGCATGTGCTGCGCCTGCGTCCCCTGGGACGCTCCGAACTGATGGAACTGGCCCGGCGCGGCGCCGAGCAGACGGGCGTGACGCTGGCCGACGAGGTACTGGACATCCTCACCGCCGCGGCCCACGGGGATGCCCGCACCCTGCTCAACCTGGTGGAATACGCCGCCTCCCTGCCCGAAGAGATGCGCGCGCCCGAGCAGCTCAGGTCCGCCCTGCCCGAAGTCATGATGCGTCATGACAAGGACGGGGACAGCCATTACGAGCTGGCCTCGGCCCTCATCAAATCCATCCGCGGCAGCGATCCCGACGCGGCCCTGTATTACCTGGCCTGCCTGCTGGAAGGCGGCGAAGACCCGCGCTTCATCTGCCGCCGCCTCATCCTCTCCGCCTCGGAGGATGTGGGCCTGGCCGATCCCAACGCCCTGCCCCTAGCCGTTTCCTGCCAGCAGGCCGTGGAATTCGTGGGCATGCCCGAAGGCTTCATCCCCCTGGCCGAGACGGTGGTCTATCTGGCCCTGGCCCGCAAGAGCAACAGCAGCTATGCCGCCTATCTGACCGCCGCCCGCGAGGTCAAATACAACGGGGCGCGGCCCGTGCCCCTGCACCTGCGCAATGCCAGCACGCAGCTGCAAAAGGAATGGGGCTACGGCAAGGAATACAAATATCCCCACAACTATCCCGAGGGCTGGGTGGAGCAGGACTACCTGCCCGCCGAGCTCGTGGGACGACGCTTTTACCAGCCCCGCGACATGGGCGACGAAGCCCGCCTGAGCCAGTGGTGGCGCAAGATCCATAAAATCAGAAAAACGGAAGAATCCTGA
- a CDS encoding 16S rRNA (uracil(1498)-N(3))-methyltransferase, with translation MSLHRFYLPPDQWAHDLWLEGQEARHLVQVLRLAPGEEVLLLDGRGRSGRFAIAETGKKKARLVLLEEQTAPAPQSRAIMALAFSKAVRRGFFMEKAVELGAHAVWLWQGDHSQGKLPADAAEACRGQLIAGAKQCGNPWLPQVEALTGGVDELVRRAAAADRRILPWEMQDTVSMLTPRLAGRPGTTVYVIGPEGGFSRRELDSLRAAQFTFVSLGARVLRCETAATLCLGLHWWASHLTDPAD, from the coding sequence ATGAGTCTGCACCGTTTTTATCTTCCTCCCGATCAATGGGCCCATGACCTCTGGCTGGAAGGACAGGAAGCCAGGCACCTGGTCCAGGTGCTGCGGCTGGCCCCGGGCGAGGAAGTCCTGCTGCTCGACGGCCGGGGCCGCAGCGGCCGTTTCGCCATCGCCGAGACAGGCAAGAAAAAGGCCCGTCTTGTCCTGCTGGAAGAACAGACGGCGCCCGCGCCCCAATCCCGTGCCATCATGGCGCTGGCCTTCAGCAAGGCCGTGCGCCGCGGCTTTTTCATGGAAAAGGCCGTGGAGCTGGGCGCCCATGCCGTCTGGCTCTGGCAGGGCGACCACAGCCAGGGCAAACTGCCCGCCGACGCCGCCGAGGCCTGCCGGGGGCAGCTCATCGCCGGGGCCAAGCAGTGCGGCAACCCCTGGCTGCCGCAGGTGGAAGCCCTGACCGGCGGTGTGGACGAACTGGTCCGCCGTGCCGCCGCGGCCGACCGCCGCATCCTGCCCTGGGAGATGCAGGACACCGTGAGCATGCTCACGCCCCGGCTGGCCGGGCGTCCCGGCACCACCGTGTACGTCATCGGCCCTGAAGGCGGCTTTTCCCGGCGGGAGCTGGACAGCCTGCGGGCGGCGCAGTTCACCTTCGTCAGCCTGGGCGCCCGCGTGCTGCGCTGCGAGACCGCCGCGACCCTGTGCCTGGGCCTGCACTGGTGGGCCTCCCATCTGACGGATCCGGCGGACTAA